A DNA window from Methanomassiliicoccus sp. contains the following coding sequences:
- a CDS encoding replication factor C large subunit, protein MSDDWTEIYRPHGLSEVVGNPKAVEELKAWADAWENGRPAKRAAVLIGTPGTGKTSAALALAADYGWDVVEMNASDQRNADAIKGIALRGAIGQTFTSDGEYRSTKQGKLKLIILDEADNISGREDRGGVPAIVEVVRTTKQPVILIVNDWYALTKKSSVLKSQTEQIKFTRIKTVTVRGVLRRIAKDQEIKVSDGALELLSENSGGDLRSAIRDLQAVATGRQEVGDLDTTVVSAREVEKTMYQAMDSVFKSSDAKGARARMAEVEETPDAKLLWIEENLPIAYRDHLDLYRGMREVAKASAYLGRVQRRQHYGFWSYAGDMLSFGVCAAKRKEVRGYVRYAFPSYLMKMSRSKSVRAVQSQVCSKIGERVHMSVAGVRQDLLPYFRSMFKTDKEFQLRMAIDLQLEDEEVAFILEDKIDSNAVKHVMSSIKKVLEAKDQRMEKAIDRKKAIDALDEPLTTMPKPQPSPSQRTLF, encoded by the coding sequence ATGAGCGACGATTGGACCGAGATCTACCGGCCCCATGGGCTCAGCGAGGTCGTGGGCAACCCCAAGGCCGTTGAGGAGCTGAAGGCGTGGGCTGACGCCTGGGAGAACGGGAGGCCGGCCAAGCGGGCCGCGGTGCTCATAGGTACCCCGGGCACGGGAAAGACCAGTGCCGCGCTCGCCCTGGCCGCCGATTACGGCTGGGATGTGGTGGAGATGAACGCCTCGGACCAACGCAATGCCGACGCCATCAAGGGCATCGCCCTGAGGGGGGCCATCGGCCAGACCTTCACTTCCGATGGGGAGTACCGTTCCACCAAGCAGGGCAAGCTTAAGCTCATCATCCTGGACGAGGCGGATAACATCAGCGGCCGGGAGGACCGGGGCGGGGTGCCGGCTATCGTCGAGGTGGTGCGCACCACCAAGCAGCCAGTCATACTCATCGTCAACGATTGGTATGCGCTCACCAAGAAAAGTTCGGTGCTGAAGTCACAGACCGAGCAGATCAAGTTCACCCGCATTAAGACGGTCACCGTGCGCGGTGTGCTAAGGAGGATCGCCAAGGACCAGGAGATTAAAGTCTCCGATGGGGCGCTGGAGCTGCTGTCCGAGAACTCGGGGGGCGATCTGCGCTCCGCCATCAGGGACCTCCAGGCCGTTGCCACCGGCAGGCAGGAGGTGGGCGATCTCGATACCACCGTGGTCTCGGCGCGAGAGGTCGAGAAGACCATGTACCAGGCCATGGACTCAGTGTTCAAATCCAGCGACGCCAAGGGGGCGCGAGCGAGGATGGCCGAGGTCGAAGAGACCCCTGACGCCAAGCTGTTGTGGATAGAGGAGAACCTGCCGATCGCCTACCGCGATCATCTCGACCTGTATCGAGGGATGCGCGAAGTGGCCAAGGCCAGCGCTTATCTCGGTCGGGTCCAGAGGCGCCAGCACTACGGATTCTGGAGCTACGCTGGGGACATGCTCTCATTCGGCGTGTGCGCGGCCAAGCGGAAGGAGGTCCGGGGTTACGTCCGCTATGCCTTCCCTAGCTACCTTATGAAGATGTCGCGCAGCAAGAGCGTCAGGGCGGTGCAGTCGCAGGTATGTTCCAAGATCGGGGAACGGGTCCATATGTCTGTAGCCGGAGTGCGGCAGGACCTCCTGCCGTATTTCCGGTCGATGTTCAAGACGGATAAGGAGTTCCAGTTGCGGATGGCGATCGACCTGCAGCTGGAGGACGAGGAAGTGGCATTCATCCTGGAGGATAAGATCGACTCCAACGCGGTCAAGCACGTCATGTCAAGCATCAAGAAGGTGCTGGAGGCGAAGGACCAGCGGATGGAGAAGGCCATCGACCGCAAGAAAGCCATCGATGCACTGGACGAGCCGCTGACGACCATGCCCAAGCCCCAGCCGTCCCCCTCCCAGCGGACGCTATTCTGA
- the twy1 gene encoding 4-demethylwyosine synthase TYW1 — protein MTTDLNRTREKQQYKMHGGHAAVKLCHWMQQSLLKDRPCYKQEFYGIRSHRCLQMTPVVDQCTHNCLFCWRVQGFDRKEEDWREPEEVLDACIAEQRKLVSGFGGDPRCKKEMWNEAREPKQVAISLSGEPTMYPYLGDLIALCHRRGMTTFLVTNGTLPEVLEKLDPLPTQLYVTVAAPNPEVYKRLCVPRIPDGWQKLMRTLELFPSLDTRTVIRHTLVKEWNIGWEDEYAHLDSIADPTFIEPKGYVFVGDSRRRMSMANMPSHTEIREFSTKLGERLGVSILKERKDSRVLVLGADESELRIPGLDE, from the coding sequence ATGACCACCGATCTGAACAGGACGAGAGAGAAGCAGCAGTACAAGATGCATGGCGGACATGCTGCGGTCAAGCTGTGCCACTGGATGCAACAGTCGCTGCTCAAGGACCGCCCTTGCTATAAGCAGGAGTTCTACGGCATCCGATCGCACCGCTGCCTCCAGATGACCCCGGTGGTCGACCAGTGCACCCATAACTGCCTCTTCTGCTGGCGGGTGCAGGGCTTCGACCGCAAGGAGGAGGACTGGAGGGAGCCGGAAGAGGTCCTGGATGCATGTATCGCCGAGCAGCGCAAGCTGGTCTCTGGTTTCGGGGGCGATCCAAGATGTAAGAAGGAGATGTGGAACGAGGCGCGGGAGCCCAAACAGGTTGCCATATCCCTCTCCGGGGAGCCGACGATGTACCCCTACCTCGGCGATCTCATCGCCCTATGCCACCGGCGCGGGATGACCACCTTCCTGGTGACCAACGGCACCCTCCCAGAGGTCCTGGAGAAGCTCGATCCCCTGCCCACCCAGCTGTATGTGACGGTGGCGGCCCCCAACCCCGAGGTGTATAAGCGGCTTTGCGTGCCCCGCATCCCCGATGGGTGGCAGAAGCTCATGCGCACCCTGGAGCTATTCCCCTCGCTCGATACGCGGACGGTCATCCGGCACACCCTGGTCAAGGAGTGGAACATCGGATGGGAGGACGAGTACGCCCACCTCGACTCCATCGCCGACCCTACCTTCATCGAGCCCAAGGGCTACGTCTTCGTCGGCGATTCACGGCGCCGCATGAGCATGGCTAACATGCCCTCTCATACCGAGATCAGGGAATTCTCCACCAAGCTCGGCGAGCGGCTGGGGGTCAGCATTTTAAAGGAAAGAAAGGACAGTCGGGTGCTGGTACTCGGAGCGGATGAATCCGAGCTGAGGATCCCCGGCCTCGACGAGTGA